ACTCGGATCATTCAAGTGATCTTTTGCCTCAGGCTTTATCATTGTATGATAAATATTTGAGCACAAAGAGTTAATTTGTAATGCTGAAGCAGAATAATTCTAAGAATTTATCACGCCAGAATAGTTACTGTGACGTTTCTGGGTAGTAAAGCAGTATTTGATTCGGCTTTGACAGGGCCAAGGCCCCATCAACGCCCCGGCAACACCCCAGAAATGCCCCGGCAAGGCCCCCTCAATCAGGGCGCCTGAGACACGTTCTCTTTCTATCCGGGAAGCCTCCAAAAAGGGCTATCGTTTTTGTGAAAAATGTAAAGCTTCTGATTTTTTCTGGAGCTTTTTTATTTATTTAAAATTAAAATGCTAATTTAACCAAAAATACAAAATATGAGAAAATACTTCGCAGTAATGCTAATAACAGGGGTAGTTTCTTGCACAAATACAGAGAAGAAAGTAGCAGGGAATTCGGATACCACTTCAAATGTGAAGGTTGTTGCCACAGATGTTGAATTAAAAGATAATAAAGTTCAGGCCATATATAATGGTTATATCACTTTGAAAAACGCGTTGGTAAGCTCAAAATTTGAAGATGCACAAAAGGCGGCATCAGCACTTAAAATATCCCTCGCTGATTACAAGGGATGTGAAAATACGTCACTAATTGCTGATAAAATTGCTACTGCAAAAGATATTAAAGTGCAACGTAAAGAGTTTACAGCATTAAGTGCAGATGTAATTGCATTGTTTAAGCATGCAGATGTAGTTAAAGGTTCTATTTTTGTTCAGCATTGCCCTATGGCTAATAATGGTGATGGTGGCGATTGGCTTTCTGGAGAAAGGAAAATACAAAACCCATATTATGGAGATGAAATGATGGAGTGTGGTCGTGTTTTGGAAGAAATAAAATCAGCTAAGTAATTTTTAAGATTCTTACTTGGTTTTGACCCACATTTAATAATAATTTAACAGCTTTGTTATAGTAAGCTAAAAGCTAATCGGAATGGATTAGTTAAGTTTGTTTTTATAAATTTAAGAATATATATGTCAGATATTGCAGAAATTAAGATTGATGGAAAAGTGTACGAATTCCCCGTTATCACAGGTACCGAAGGGGAGAAGGCTATTGATATTTCTAAACTTAGAGATTTAACCGGTCATATCACTTTAGACTTTGGATACAAGAATACGGGTTCTACTAAGAGTGCAATAACTTTTTTGGATGGTGAACTGGGTATTTTAAAGTACCGTGGATACCCAATTGAAGAACTGGCGGAGAAATCTACATTTCTGGAAGTAGCTTATTTGCTGATATATGGTGATTTGCCTACTCAGGATCAGTTGGAAAACTTTCAAACTCAGATTAGCAGGCATACACTGATCCATGAGGATATGAAAAAGTTTTTAGATGGTTATCCATCAAAATCACATCCAATGGCTCAATTGTCTTCATTGGTTTGTTCATTGTCAACATTCTATCCGGAGTCATTAAATGCCAATTCATCTCCTGAAACAATGGATCTGACCATGATCAAATTATTGGCAAAGTTCCCAACTATTGTTTCTTTCATTTATAAAAAATCTTTAGGTCATCCACTTATTTATCCTAAAAATAAATATGATTACGTTAGTAATTTCTTGAACATGATCTTTGGTCAGCGTACTGAGGAAATTGAAATTGATCCGGTAGTGGTTAACGCAATGAATACCTTATTGATTCTACATGCTGATCATGAGCAGAATTGTTCTGCTTCTACAGTAAGAATGGTTGGTTCGTCAGATTGTAATTTATACGCTTCTGTGTCTGCAGGAATAGATGCCTTATGGGGCCCGTTACATGGCGGTGCAAACCAGGCTGTAATTGAAATGCTTGAATTGATCAAAGAAGATGGCGGTGATACTGAAAAATGGATCAATAAAGCTAAAGATAAAAATGATCCTTTCCGCATGATGGGCTTTGGTCATAGGGTTTATAAAAACTTTGATCCAAGAGCTAAGATCATTAAAAAAGCTTGTGATGATATTTTAGAGAAATTAGGAATTGATGATCCGGTTTTAGATATCGCCAAGAAACTTGAAGAAGCTGCATTAAATGATCCGTATTTTGTTCAACGTAAACTTTATCCAAACGTTGATTTTTACTCAGGAATCATTTACAGAGCACTAGGTTTCCCAACTGATATGTTTACTGTATTGTTTGCTTTAGGCCGTTTACCGGGATGGATTGCACAATGGAAAGAAATGCATGAAAACAAGGAGCCAATTGGTCGTCCCCGTCAGATCTATGTTGGGCATACCAATAGAAAATTTGTAGCGATAAAGGATAGGTAACATTATCTTAAATTATACTAAAAGGCCCCGTTCAGTTTTACTGAACGGGGCCTTTTGTTTGTGTTTTAGTGCACCATTTCCTCAATAGCCTTTTCTTCTACAGGATTATGTTTATGCTTAAACATAATTCCAAATGCAATAGTAATGACCAATGCATATATAGTGAAAGAAAGCCAGATATGATGCCAGTTTTTTACATCTAAGGCGCGGCTTAAATCACCGTTAGCCATTACGCTTATGCCCTTGTTTTTTATAAATGTAAGTAAGTGTTCATTTTTAGGATCTGAATTTACAACAGCAGCCAGGGATTGGATATTGGTGTAGTGTTTAGTGAAGTATGTATCTATCATCCAACCTGAAACAAGACTGCCAAATACAGCGCCAAATCCATTTGTCATCATCATAAACATTCCTTGCGCCGAAGAACGGGTCTTTGGAGTTGTAGATGTCTCAACGAAAAGAGAACCGGAAATATTAAAGAAATCAAATGCCATTCCATATACAACACAAGAGAGGATAATCATCCATAGGTTGCCCGCGGGGTCGCCAAAGGCAAAGAAACCGAAACGGAGCACCCATGCTAACATGGCAATAACAATTACTTTTTTAATACCAAAACGCTTCAAAAAGAAAGGTATTGCCAAAATAAACAAGGTTTCAGAGACTTGAGAAATAGACATGATAATGGTAGAATAGCGGATTACAAATGAATCTGCATAGGATGGAAACAATTTGAATTCATCCAGAAATACGTCACCATAAGCATTTGTCAGCTGTAGGGCACCACCTAAAAACATAGAAAAAATGAAGAATAGTGCCATCTTATAATTAGTAAACAGTTTAAAGGCACCTAAACCTAAGGTTTGCGCATAAGATTTTTTCTCGTCTATCAATTTTTGTGGACGGCATTTTGGTAATGTAAACGCATATAATCCTAATCCCAGGGCGGCAAGACCAGCAATGTAAAACTGATAAGCGGTAGCCTTATTTCCGGTTAGGTTGGTTGTCCACATAGCTACAATAAAACCTATTGTACCCCATACCCGTATAGGGGGGAAGTCCTTGATCACATCAAAAGAGCCCGACTTTAAGGTGGTATAGGATATGGAATTGCTCAATGAAATGGTTGGCATGTAAAAACACATTGCCAGCAGCATTACCCAGAAAAAATCATTCGGATGGTTCACCTGGGGAATGTAAAATAACACTCCGGCATATAAAATATGAAGAATGCCATAAAGCACTTCAGCATTTACCCACTTGTCGGCAATAATTCCTGTAAGTGTGGGCATTACAAGGGAAGCAAATCCCATTGTGGCAAAGATTGCACCGAACTGCGTTCCGTCCCATTGTTTAGTACCAAACCAATAATTTGCTATGGTGATGAGCCAAGCACCCCAAACGAAGAATTGTAAAAAGCTCATTAGGGTTAAGCGAAACTTAACGTTCATTATTTCTTTTATTTATTTCATCGCGAATACGGGCTGCTTTTTCATAGGCTTCTTCGGCTATTGCTTCCTGAAGTTTTTGATTTAGCTCTTCTAAGCTCAATGATTTGTAACTTGATGATGAGATGGATGAAATATCTTCGGTTCCTTGTTCTTTTGATAGGTTGTCCATGTTTTCAAGGAAAAGAAAGTCGTTTCCTTCTATAACTATACCTGCTGAGGACAGAATAAACTCGTAGGTGTAGATTTCTGCATTGAAACGAACTGCCAGTGCGATGGCATCAGAGGTTCGGGCATCAATTTCATGGATGGTTTTGCCATCGGTGCAAATTAGCTTGGCATAAAAAACACCTTCAACTAAATTATAGATTAAAATCTCCTGGATTTCTATGTTATAGATTTGAGCAAAGGTTTTAAACAAATCGTGAGTTAAAGGCCTGCTCGGGGTCATCTTTTCTATTTCTATGGCGATAGCCTGTGCTTCAAACGCACCAATTATAATTGGCAGGCGTCTTCGGCCATTTACTTCTCCCAGTACAAGGGCATAGGCGCCCGACTGGGTTTGGCTATAAGATAAACCAACGATGTCTAGTTTTACTTTTTTCATTTTATAGCTATGTCATGTTCAGCTTGTCGAAATATCGTGGGATTGTCCGACAAGCTTAAGGATGACAATATATTTACCCTTTATGTGCTTTTAATGCCTCTATTAATTTTGGTACTACTTCAAAAGCATCTCCAACGATCCCATAATCAGCGACCTTAAAGAAAGGCGCCTCTGGATCTTTATTGATCACTACAATTACTTTTGACGAGCTAACACCAGCTAAATGCTGAATGGCTCCTGAAATACCTATTGCAATATACAAATTAGGACTGATTGCGATACCGGTTTGACCAACGTGTTCTTCATGTGGTCTCCAATCTGCATCTGATACCGGTTTCGAGCAAGCTGTTGCTGCACCTAGTAAAGATGCCAATTCTTCGATCATACCCCAGTTTTCAGGTCCTTTTAAGCCTCTGCCTGCTGATACAACTAATTCAGCATCTGGTAACGAAATTTTATTGGTAGCTCTGATCACTTCTTTTACAATAGCTGCAAGGTCAGTTGATTTTACTTCCGGGTTGAAAGCTTCAATTGTGGTATCGGTAGCATTTTCTTTAGTGCCAAAAGCATTGGGATT
This is a stretch of genomic DNA from Candidatus Pedobacter colombiensis. It encodes these proteins:
- a CDS encoding DUF3347 domain-containing protein, producing MRKYFAVMLITGVVSCTNTEKKVAGNSDTTSNVKVVATDVELKDNKVQAIYNGYITLKNALVSSKFEDAQKAASALKISLADYKGCENTSLIADKIATAKDIKVQRKEFTALSADVIALFKHADVVKGSIFVQHCPMANNGDGGDWLSGERKIQNPYYGDEMMECGRVLEEIKSAK
- a CDS encoding citrate synthase; protein product: MSDIAEIKIDGKVYEFPVITGTEGEKAIDISKLRDLTGHITLDFGYKNTGSTKSAITFLDGELGILKYRGYPIEELAEKSTFLEVAYLLIYGDLPTQDQLENFQTQISRHTLIHEDMKKFLDGYPSKSHPMAQLSSLVCSLSTFYPESLNANSSPETMDLTMIKLLAKFPTIVSFIYKKSLGHPLIYPKNKYDYVSNFLNMIFGQRTEEIEIDPVVVNAMNTLLILHADHEQNCSASTVRMVGSSDCNLYASVSAGIDALWGPLHGGANQAVIEMLELIKEDGGDTEKWINKAKDKNDPFRMMGFGHRVYKNFDPRAKIIKKACDDILEKLGIDDPVLDIAKKLEEAALNDPYFVQRKLYPNVDFYSGIIYRALGFPTDMFTVLFALGRLPGWIAQWKEMHENKEPIGRPRQIYVGHTNRKFVAIKDR
- a CDS encoding nucleoside permease, with protein sequence MNVKFRLTLMSFLQFFVWGAWLITIANYWFGTKQWDGTQFGAIFATMGFASLVMPTLTGIIADKWVNAEVLYGILHILYAGVLFYIPQVNHPNDFFWVMLLAMCFYMPTISLSNSISYTTLKSGSFDVIKDFPPIRVWGTIGFIVAMWTTNLTGNKATAYQFYIAGLAALGLGLYAFTLPKCRPQKLIDEKKSYAQTLGLGAFKLFTNYKMALFFIFSMFLGGALQLTNAYGDVFLDEFKLFPSYADSFVIRYSTIIMSISQVSETLFILAIPFFLKRFGIKKVIVIAMLAWVLRFGFFAFGDPAGNLWMIILSCVVYGMAFDFFNISGSLFVETSTTPKTRSSAQGMFMMMTNGFGAVFGSLVSGWMIDTYFTKHYTNIQSLAAVVNSDPKNEHLLTFIKNKGISVMANGDLSRALDVKNWHHIWLSFTIYALVITIAFGIMFKHKHNPVEEKAIEEMVH
- a CDS encoding bifunctional nuclease family protein, whose amino-acid sequence is MKKVKLDIVGLSYSQTQSGAYALVLGEVNGRRRLPIIIGAFEAQAIAIEIEKMTPSRPLTHDLFKTFAQIYNIEIQEILIYNLVEGVFYAKLICTDGKTIHEIDARTSDAIALAVRFNAEIYTYEFILSSAGIVIEGNDFLFLENMDNLSKEQGTEDISSISSSSYKSLSLEELNQKLQEAIAEEAYEKAARIRDEINKRNNER
- a CDS encoding electron transfer flavoprotein subunit alpha/FixB family protein; this translates as MSVLVYVEQVDGKFKKSVFEAVSYAKAIADKQSANLTAISIGNVGESELKELGKYGASKVLNVSNDQLKNFVNQAYAAVIAEAAKKEKSDVIVLSNSFSGKGLAPRVAVKLEAGLVDGAVELPQLDGGKFQVKKTAFSGKAFAIIELTSAIKVIALNPNAFGTKENATDTTIEAFNPEVKSTDLAAIVKEVIRATNKISLPDAELVVSAGRGLKGPENWGMIEELASLLGAATACSKPVSDADWRPHEEHVGQTGIAISPNLYIAIGISGAIQHLAGVSSSKVIVVINKDPEAPFFKVADYGIVGDAFEVVPKLIEALKAHKG